One window of Bacillus sp. THAF10 genomic DNA carries:
- a CDS encoding energy-coupling factor transporter transmembrane protein EcfT yields the protein MNNLIIGRYVPGTSLVHRMDPRTKLLMVFIFVLIVFLANNVWGNVALAIFTIAVVLLTKIPIPFILKGLKPIIWIILFTMIFHVFLTKDGTLLFEAGFIQVYEEGVEQAIFISLRFLFLITITTILTLTTTPIQVTDGMETLFGPFKKIGVPVHELALMMSISLRFIPTLMQETDKIMKAQSARGADFTTGPLKERVKALVPLLVPLFISAFKRAEELATAMEARGYRGGEGRTKFRQLNWQLKDTLLMLSMAVLTIILLLTRT from the coding sequence ATGAATAACCTTATCATCGGCAGATATGTCCCAGGTACTTCCCTTGTACACAGAATGGATCCTAGAACCAAACTGTTAATGGTATTTATTTTTGTTCTTATTGTTTTTCTTGCCAACAATGTATGGGGAAATGTTGCGCTAGCTATTTTTACGATAGCGGTGGTCTTGTTAACGAAGATTCCTATTCCTTTCATCCTTAAAGGGCTGAAACCAATAATATGGATTATCTTATTCACGATGATTTTCCATGTGTTTCTCACCAAGGATGGAACGTTGCTTTTTGAAGCAGGTTTCATCCAGGTATATGAAGAGGGAGTAGAGCAAGCGATTTTTATCTCCTTGCGTTTCTTATTTTTAATTACGATTACGACTATCCTAACGTTAACCACCACACCTATTCAGGTGACAGATGGGATGGAAACGTTGTTTGGCCCATTTAAGAAGATAGGTGTACCAGTTCATGAGCTTGCCCTGATGATGTCCATTTCTCTCCGCTTCATTCCAACCTTGATGCAGGAGACAGATAAAATCATGAAGGCGCAGAGTGCACGCGGAGCAGACTTCACTACAGGGCCCCTGAAAGAGCGTGTGAAGGCTTTAGTGCCTTTACTTGTCCCATTGTTCATCAGTGCCTTTAAACGCGCGGAAGAGCTTGCTACAGCGATGGAGGCACGTGGGTATAGAGGCGGAGAAGGCCGAACTAAATTCCGCCAGCTAAACTGGCAGCTAAAAGACACTCTGCTAATGCTTTCTATGGCAGTATTAACGATCATACTACTGCTTACTCGAACATAA
- the truA gene encoding tRNA pseudouridine(38-40) synthase TruA: MNRFKCTLAYDGAGFEGYQIQKEKRTVQLEVQKALSRIHKGQEVKISASGRTDARVHAVGQVFHFDSPLNIAEESWQKALNVNLPKDVWVKKVERVENSFHARFDVVKKEYRYNIDLAEDFDVFRRNQVYHYPYSLDYQAIQEACSFFLGDHDFTSFCSAKTEIVDKVRTIYSLQAVVEGDSLEFRIVGNGFLYNMVRIIVGTLLEIGQGKKLPTDIPTILSAHDRSFAGKTAPAHGLYLWNVEYDDN, translated from the coding sequence ATGAATCGATTCAAATGTACGCTTGCATATGATGGAGCAGGCTTTGAAGGCTATCAAATTCAAAAAGAAAAGCGAACGGTCCAGCTTGAGGTTCAAAAGGCACTCTCGCGGATTCATAAAGGCCAAGAGGTGAAAATTTCTGCCTCAGGTCGAACAGATGCTAGAGTGCATGCGGTAGGACAGGTGTTCCACTTTGATTCCCCACTTAACATTGCAGAGGAGTCCTGGCAGAAGGCGCTAAACGTAAACCTGCCAAAGGATGTTTGGGTAAAAAAAGTGGAGAGAGTGGAGAATAGCTTTCACGCACGCTTCGATGTGGTCAAAAAGGAGTATCGTTATAATATTGATTTGGCGGAGGATTTTGACGTGTTTCGCCGAAATCAAGTCTATCACTATCCCTATTCCCTTGATTATCAAGCTATCCAAGAAGCCTGTTCCTTCTTTTTAGGTGATCATGATTTTACTAGCTTCTGTTCGGCCAAAACAGAAATAGTAGATAAAGTACGTACCATCTATTCCTTACAAGCGGTAGTAGAAGGCGATAGTCTTGAATTCCGCATTGTGGGTAATGGCTTTTTATACAATATGGTCCGCATTATTGTTGGTACGCTGTTAGAAATAGGACAAGGTAAAAAATTACCAACAGACATTCCAACCATTCTTTCCGCACATGACCGTAGCTTTGCCGGAAAAACAGCGCCAGCACACGGTTTGTACTTATGGAATGTCGAATATGATGACAACTAA
- the rplM gene encoding 50S ribosomal protein L13, whose protein sequence is MRTTFMAKASEINRKWYVVDAEGQTLGRLASEVASILRGKHKPTFTPNVDTGDHVIIINAEKIHLTGNKLNGKIYYRHTMHPGGLKQRTALEMRTNYPTKMLELAIKGMLPKGSLGRQQIKKLNVYAGSEHPHQAQQPEVYELRG, encoded by the coding sequence ATGCGTACAACGTTTATGGCGAAAGCTAGCGAAATTAATCGTAAATGGTACGTGGTTGACGCTGAAGGTCAAACTTTAGGTCGTCTTGCAAGTGAAGTTGCATCCATTTTACGTGGTAAACATAAACCAACTTTTACTCCAAACGTAGACACTGGAGATCATGTAATCATTATTAATGCAGAGAAAATCCATTTAACTGGTAACAAATTGAACGGCAAGATCTACTACCGTCACACAATGCACCCAGGTGGATTGAAACAAAGAACAGCTCTTGAAATGCGTACTAACTATCCTACAAAGATGTTAGAACTAGCAATCAAAGGCATGCTTCCAAAAGGTAGTCTTGGACGTCAACAAATCAAAAAACTTAATGTGTATGCTGGAAGCGAGCATCCACATCAAGCACAACAACCTGAAGTTTACGAACTTCGCGGTTAA
- the rpsI gene encoding 30S ribosomal protein S9, producing the protein MAQVQYYGTGRRKSSVARVRLVPGNGQIVINDREIENYIPFEALRNVVKQPLAVTETEGNYDVLVNVNGGGYTGQAGAIRHGIARALLQADPEFRASLKRAGLLTRDARMKERKKYGLKGARRAPQFSKR; encoded by the coding sequence TTGGCACAAGTACAATATTACGGTACAGGTCGTCGTAAAAGCTCCGTTGCACGTGTACGTCTAGTTCCTGGAAACGGACAAATCGTAATCAACGACCGTGAAATCGAAAACTATATTCCATTCGAAGCGCTACGTAACGTAGTGAAACAACCATTGGCAGTTACGGAAACAGAAGGTAACTACGATGTATTAGTAAACGTAAATGGTGGAGGATACACTGGTCAAGCTGGTGCAATCCGTCACGGTATCGCTCGTGCGTTACTACAAGCTGATCCTGAGTTCCGTGCTTCTTTAAAGCGTGCTGGTCTATTGACTCGTGACGCGCGTATGAAAGAGCGTAAAAAATACGGACTTAAGGGCGCTCGTCGTGCACCTCAGTTCTCAAAACGTTAA
- a CDS encoding GNAT family N-acetyltransferase, giving the protein MKNLKLIYLSAITESVKHQIWDILCEVDSEFFPPLSSRELSVKSQLLPRKVTTDVKPHAYFEEMIKQDFIVAFNEDSEEVAGFMTFMHGYQCEELANLKTKSNYVTTVCVPKSYRGNGITKEFYRYILDGNLPAHKQEKFLTTRTWSTNHSHLSILHQFGFETVTKLDHHHGEGVDTLYFAKKVASL; this is encoded by the coding sequence ATGAAAAACTTGAAGCTGATTTACCTTAGTGCAATAACAGAATCGGTGAAGCATCAAATTTGGGACATTCTCTGCGAAGTGGACAGTGAGTTCTTTCCTCCCTTGTCTTCACGAGAGTTGTCTGTTAAAAGTCAGTTGCTACCACGAAAAGTAACTACAGATGTGAAGCCACATGCTTATTTTGAAGAAATGATCAAACAGGACTTTATTGTTGCGTTTAACGAGGACAGTGAGGAAGTTGCGGGCTTTATGACCTTTATGCATGGCTACCAATGTGAGGAACTTGCCAATTTAAAAACGAAAAGCAATTATGTTACTACAGTTTGTGTGCCAAAAAGCTATAGAGGAAACGGGATCACGAAAGAGTTTTACCGCTATATTCTTGATGGAAACTTGCCTGCCCACAAACAAGAAAAATTCCTTACCACGAGAACATGGTCTACGAATCATAGCCATTTGTCGATTCTCCATCAGTTTGGCTTTGAAACAGTGACCAAACTCGATCATCATCATGGGGAAGGCGTTGATACGCTTTATTTTGCCAAAAAAGTAGCGAGTTTATAA
- a CDS encoding YbaK family protein, producing the protein MNVVTTFKEKRLEKQMKYERKMLREISLEVLRNKVKEFFSPYLKNKRQQVSVIEEGSLDVAIEAYLLGASYSKFGYHGETVEKVKTRCHIEEKYLVDTLYNYFLYWGLIPENDLAHESFFMTCEAFTDYWWREGFQKGEKRYRMRLH; encoded by the coding sequence ATGAATGTGGTTACCACCTTCAAGGAGAAGCGCTTAGAAAAGCAAATGAAGTATGAGCGCAAAATGCTCCGTGAGATTTCATTAGAAGTATTACGCAATAAGGTGAAGGAATTCTTCTCCCCTTATTTAAAAAATAAACGTCAACAGGTGAGCGTTATAGAAGAAGGCTCCCTGGATGTTGCGATTGAGGCATATTTACTAGGTGCATCCTATAGTAAGTTTGGCTATCACGGTGAAACAGTGGAAAAAGTAAAAACTCGCTGTCATATAGAAGAAAAATACTTAGTTGATACGCTATATAATTATTTTCTCTACTGGGGCTTGATCCCAGAAAATGACCTGGCACATGAGTCCTTTTTTATGACATGTGAAGCATTTACCGATTACTGGTGGCGTGAAGGCTTCCAAAAGGGCGAAAAAAGATACCGAATGCGCCTGCACTAA
- the cwlD gene encoding N-acetylmuramoyl-L-alanine amidase CwlD has protein sequence MRRWKFWGFLTIILAMTAIFQYQLFSEDTWEQWNLPLSGKIIILDPGHGGPDGGAVGGDVLEKDVALQVSLFVRDYLQEQGALVLMTREEDKDLADPATKGYSRRKVEDLRKRIEMINESDGDLFISVHLNAIPSPRWRGAQTFYHRSKHEDNARLAKFIQEEFRGNLENTDRYAKPMNSLFILKNADIPGALVEVGFLSNPAERSLLNTEEYQKSIAASIYNGIMRHYTEEGELPDPPQ, from the coding sequence ATGCGAAGGTGGAAATTTTGGGGCTTCTTAACAATAATCCTTGCAATGACAGCGATATTTCAGTATCAGCTGTTTTCGGAAGATACATGGGAACAATGGAATTTGCCACTAAGCGGAAAAATAATCATCCTTGATCCGGGGCATGGCGGACCTGATGGTGGAGCGGTTGGAGGAGATGTTTTAGAAAAGGATGTTGCCCTTCAGGTGTCCCTTTTTGTAAGAGACTACCTTCAAGAGCAAGGCGCGTTAGTATTAATGACTCGTGAGGAGGACAAGGACCTTGCAGATCCTGCCACGAAAGGCTACAGTCGCAGAAAAGTAGAGGATCTACGAAAACGTATCGAGATGATAAACGAATCGGATGGAGATTTATTTATCAGTGTTCATTTAAACGCCATTCCATCTCCGCGCTGGAGGGGGGCGCAAACCTTTTATCATCGAAGCAAGCATGAGGATAATGCACGTTTGGCCAAGTTCATTCAAGAGGAGTTCAGAGGGAATTTGGAGAACACCGATCGGTATGCCAAACCAATGAACAGTTTGTTTATCTTAAAGAACGCAGACATACCAGGTGCTCTCGTTGAGGTTGGATTTCTTTCTAACCCTGCTGAAAGGAGCCTTTTAAACACGGAGGAATACCAAAAGTCTATCGCAGCATCGATCTACAACGGAATTATGCGCCATTATACGGAGGAAGGCGAACTTCCCGATCCTCCTCAATAA
- a CDS encoding Mrp/NBP35 family ATP-binding protein: MLTEAKVLQLLKDLHDPFLHKTFEETNAVQEISIKEEKNHVSVKVALAKTGTAEQMQLQSTIVNLLKEAGAATVGLRFTELPQEVIERFGAAAPKEEETLLSSNKTTFLAIASGKGGVGKSTVSVNLAVSLARLGKKVGLIDADIYGFSVPDMMGITKRPVVRGEKIIPVERFGVQVISMGFFVEDNSPVIWRGPMLGKMLNSFFNEVEWGDLDYLLLDLPPGTGDVALDVHSMLPSCKELIVTTPHPTAAFVAARAGAMAIRTDHEVIGVIENMAYFESKLTGEKEYVFGKGGGEKLAEELQTPLLGKLPLQQPDWNDEDFAPSVYQADHDLGKIYQQIATKVVELT; encoded by the coding sequence TTGTTAACAGAAGCAAAGGTATTACAGCTATTAAAAGATCTGCACGATCCGTTTTTACATAAAACATTTGAAGAAACAAACGCAGTTCAGGAAATTTCGATAAAAGAAGAAAAAAACCACGTCAGCGTGAAGGTCGCGCTTGCGAAAACTGGCACGGCTGAACAGATGCAACTACAAAGCACGATTGTGAACCTGTTAAAGGAGGCAGGTGCTGCAACTGTGGGCTTGCGTTTTACAGAGCTACCACAAGAAGTGATCGAACGCTTTGGAGCGGCAGCACCGAAGGAAGAAGAAACGCTTTTATCTAGCAACAAAACGACATTCCTTGCTATTGCAAGTGGAAAAGGCGGAGTAGGGAAATCAACGGTATCGGTTAACCTTGCTGTTTCCTTAGCAAGGCTTGGCAAAAAAGTAGGCTTAATTGATGCGGATATTTACGGCTTCAGTGTTCCGGATATGATGGGGATTACGAAGAGACCTGTTGTTCGCGGCGAGAAAATTATTCCCGTAGAACGCTTTGGTGTACAGGTCATTTCAATGGGCTTTTTTGTAGAGGATAACTCCCCTGTTATTTGGAGAGGACCGATGCTTGGGAAAATGCTTAACAGCTTCTTTAACGAAGTAGAGTGGGGCGATCTCGATTATCTCTTACTGGACCTGCCACCAGGAACAGGAGATGTGGCACTAGATGTGCATTCTATGCTGCCTTCCTGTAAGGAGCTAATTGTCACTACACCACACCCAACAGCAGCTTTTGTTGCTGCAAGAGCAGGGGCAATGGCTATCAGAACAGATCATGAAGTGATTGGTGTTATTGAAAACATGGCCTATTTTGAAAGCAAGCTAACTGGCGAAAAAGAATACGTTTTTGGAAAAGGCGGAGGGGAAAAGCTTGCTGAAGAGCTGCAAACCCCGTTACTCGGGAAGCTACCTTTGCAGCAGCCAGATTGGAACGACGAGGACTTTGCGCCATCAGTCTATCAAGCAGACCATGATTTAGGGAAAATCTATCAGCAGATAGCAACTAAGGTTGTAGAATTAACATAA
- the gerD gene encoding spore germination lipoprotein GerD, producing the protein MKKVTIPLLLLFLLLTGCAQGEKGGQMDYEETKKMVVDILKTDDGKKAIEEIMADDKMKANFVLDQEVVTKSIEQTLDSKKGAEFWKKAFEDPKFAETFAKSMQKEHEKLLKELMKDPEYQGMMVQILKDPEMEKQMITVMSSQEYKKHLQKVITETFESPLFKAKLQDLLLKGAAEMQGGQGGGQGGGESGGGGGGSEGGQEGSGGEGGA; encoded by the coding sequence ATGAAAAAAGTTACAATACCGCTTCTCCTTCTTTTCCTGTTGCTCACTGGATGTGCACAGGGCGAAAAAGGCGGACAAATGGATTATGAAGAAACCAAGAAAATGGTTGTTGATATATTAAAAACGGATGATGGAAAGAAAGCCATTGAAGAAATAATGGCTGATGATAAGATGAAGGCTAATTTTGTCCTTGATCAAGAGGTGGTCACAAAGTCCATTGAGCAAACCCTAGACAGCAAAAAAGGCGCAGAGTTTTGGAAAAAGGCGTTTGAGGATCCGAAATTTGCTGAAACCTTTGCTAAAAGTATGCAAAAGGAACATGAAAAGCTGTTGAAGGAGCTTATGAAAGATCCGGAATACCAAGGGATGATGGTGCAGATTTTGAAAGACCCTGAGATGGAAAAGCAAATGATTACTGTCATGAGCAGTCAGGAGTATAAAAAGCATCTTCAAAAAGTCATTACAGAGACCTTTGAAAGTCCGTTATTTAAGGCAAAACTACAGGATTTACTGTTAAAGGGCGCTGCTGAAATGCAAGGAGGACAAGGCGGCGGTCAAGGTGGCGGTGAGTCCGGTGGCGGCGGCGGTGGTTCAGAAGGTGGACAAGAAGGATCTGGTGGAGAAGGTGGAGCATAA
- a CDS encoding KinB-signaling pathway activation protein — translation MNSRNWVRLFLSTLLVGAVSTVIVAFIVRWDQHITEFANGEYLDFFSVIAWYIGVGLIFSIISQMGFFAYLTIHRFGLGIFKSLWSAVQMVLIIFVLFDLVYFRYIAFANDGDSLLPYFAYPVFLLLYGLLVAYVKSAQTNKHAFVPALFFMVVVTTVEWFPVLRENQPEWLLFMLFPLLACNSYQLLLLHRLNKSSAAK, via the coding sequence GTGAACAGTCGTAATTGGGTTCGATTATTTCTTTCCACGTTACTAGTCGGAGCAGTAAGTACGGTTATTGTTGCGTTTATAGTTCGTTGGGATCAACATATTACAGAATTCGCAAATGGAGAATACTTGGATTTCTTCTCAGTTATTGCTTGGTATATCGGTGTTGGCTTGATCTTTAGTATCATTAGTCAAATGGGTTTCTTCGCATACCTCACCATTCATCGCTTCGGACTTGGTATCTTCAAATCGCTTTGGAGCGCGGTGCAAATGGTTCTTATTATTTTTGTTCTGTTTGATTTAGTCTACTTCCGCTACATTGCATTTGCCAATGACGGCGACTCCTTGTTGCCGTACTTTGCTTACCCTGTATTTCTGTTACTATACGGATTGCTAGTAGCCTACGTTAAGAGCGCACAAACCAATAAACACGCCTTTGTGCCAGCCCTTTTCTTTATGGTAGTCGTGACAACGGTGGAATGGTTTCCGGTGCTTCGTGAAAACCAACCAGAATGGCTCTTGTTCATGCTGTTCCCACTGCTCGCATGTAACTCCTATCAACTCTTGTTATTACACAGACTGAATAAAAGCTCTGCAGCAAAATAG